Proteins from one Ipomoea triloba cultivar NCNSP0323 chromosome 1, ASM357664v1 genomic window:
- the LOC115997965 gene encoding uncharacterized protein LOC115997965, whose translation MGFKQSIPNNSLFTKGKGHSFVALLVYVDDIVVASSDLEIVQEVKQQLNANFQIKDLGPLKYFLGLEVARQKKGIAVCQRKYALELLDDTGFTNSKPVHSPTVPSHKLSRNEGEPLADNTQYRRIIGRLLYLTITRPDISFATQQLSQFLDNPTHLHLQAAHRVLRYIKAAPGQGLFFPSSSDLQLKAFSDSDWGACVDTRKSVTGFCIFLGNALVSWKSKKQATVSKSSSEAEYRALAATTCEVQWLSYLLEDLAVNHASPATIYCDSKSAIAIAENPVFHERTKHIELDCHLVREKLSKGIIKLLHVGSANQLADTFTKAHCPSSFHTYTSKLGLINLYNPACGGISGQ comes from the coding sequence ATGGGGTTCAAACAATCCATACCTAACAACTCCCTATTCACCAAAGGTAAAGGACATTCTTTTGTGGCCTTATTAgtctatgtagatgatatagtTGTTGCAAGTTCTGACTTGGAAATTGTACAAGAAGTCAAACAACAGCTTAAtgcaaattttcaaataaaggatTTAGGacctttaaaatattttcttggtctAGAGGTGGCTAGGCAGAAAAAAGGCATTGCAGTCTGTCAAAGAAAATATGCTCTTGAATTACTTGATGACACTGGATTTACAAATTCTAAACCTGTTCATAGCCCTACAGTTCCCTCACACAAGCTAAGCAGAAATGAGGGTGAACCCCTTGCAGACAACACTCAATACAGGAGAATAATAGGAAGACTCCTATACCTAACCATTACTAGGCCTGACATCAGCTTTGCCACACAGCAACTATCTCAGTTTCTTGACAACCCTACACATCTTCATCTGCAAGCTGCTCATAGGGTGTTAAGGTATATTAAAGCTGCTCCTGGACAAGGattattttttccttcttcttctgatctgCAGTTAAAGGCCTTCTCAGATTCAGATTGGGGAGCTTGTGTTGACACAAGGAAATCTGTTACTGGCTTTTGTATTTTTCTGGGAAATGCCTTGGTATCATGGAAATCTAAGAAGCAGGCTACAGTTTCTAAGTCTTCATCAGAAGCAGAATATAGAGCCCTAGCAGCCACAACCTGTGAAGTCCAGTGGTTATCTTATCTGTTAGAAGATCTTGCAGTAAATCATGCTAGTCCAGCAACCATATATTGTGACAGCAAGTCTGCCATTGCAATTGCAGAGAACCCGGTGTTTCATGAACGTACCAAACACATAGAGTTGGATTGCCACCTTGTCAGGGAGAAGTTAAGCAAAGGCATCATCAAGCTGCTCCATGTTGGATCTGCAAACCAGTTAGCAGATACATTTACCAAAGCACACTGTCCTAGTTCCTTCCATACTTACACATCCAAGCTTGGATTGATAAATTTATACAATCCAGCTTGCGGGGGGATTTCAGGACAGTAG
- the LOC115998329 gene encoding uncharacterized protein LOC115998329, with product MEPWPPISSRSQPIDNTATNLAGNQTTGNTAPSSSTLATGSNPSEVTFNPQTQSNPYYLHINENPALELVSFPMDGTNYHQWARAMSMALSCKNKVAFVNGAITKPSTENLERYLAWERCNDMVVSWIVCTLSPTIGRSVLWIDTAYGIWNDMKRRFIKQDLFRMAEIKCQIYQTKQGDISLNEYFTNQKFLWDELAILRPPMSCACITKCDCGKKIDDMNEQAEKDKLSIFLIGLHEKYTGARNQIMLMRPLPDVNEAYSMIAQQERQFQMFDTGFGNQLHQTGENNATGSVFLAKTDGNFQQGYKKHLAANKKPVCTHCGYTGHTQDKCYKKHGYPPGWKPRPRNLGSVNQTQGSSAEQQSNNDGSVPFTQNDFKNFLDFMQNKRSASESLSSPLVQPSQVHANTVSADFLNEGMIPSLNSVKCGKNEWIVDSGASH from the coding sequence ATGGAGCCATGGCCTCCGATCAGCAGTCGATCACAGCCGATCGACAACACAGCAACGAATCTAGCAGGGAATCAGACTACCGGCAACACAGCACCCTCTTCTTCTACGCTGGCGACCGGTTCCAATCCCTCTGAGGTAACTTTCAATCCTCAGACACAATCAAACCCCTACTACCTGCACATTAATGAGAATCCGGCCCTAGAGCTAGTTTCCTTCCCAATGGATGGCACAAATTACCATCAATGGGCTAGAGCCATGAGCATGGCCTTGTCCTGCAAGAATAAAGTAGCTTTCGTTAATGGAGCAATCACAAAGCCCTCCACAGAGAACCTAGAACGGTATCTCGCCTGGGAGAGATGCAATGATATGGTTGTTTCTTGGATTGTATGCACATTATCTCCAACAATTGGGCGTAGTGTGTTGTGGATAGACACAGCCTATGGGATCTGGAATGACATGAAGAGGAGATTCATTAAACAGGATCTGTTTAGGATGGCAGAAATTAAGTGTCAGATCTACCAAACTAAGCAGGGAGATATTTCCTTAAATGAGTATTTTACTAATCAGAAGTTTCTGTGGGATGAATTGGCCATTCTCAGGCCTCCAATGAGCTGTGCTTGTATCACTAAATGTGACTGTGGAAAGAAGATAGATGATATGAATGAACAGGCTGAGAAAGACAAGCTGTCCATCTTCCTAATTGGACTTCATGAGAAGTATACAGGAGCCAGAAATCAAATAATGCTAATGAGGCCTCTACCAGATGTTAATGAGGCCTACTCTATGATTGCACAACAAGAGAGACAATTTCAGATGTTTGATACTGGTTTTGGAAATCAGCTGCACCAAACAGGTGAGAATAATGCCACAGGAAGTGTGTTCTTGGCCAAAACAGATGGAAATTTCCAACAAGGCTACAAGAAGCATCTAGCTGCCAACAAAAAACCTGTGTGTACACATTGTGGGTACACAGGTCATACACAAGACAAATGTTACAAGAAACATGGTTATCCACCCGGATGGAAACCAAGGCCAAGGAACCTAGGCTCAGTAAATCAAACCCAAGGTTCATCAGCAGAACAACAGTCCAACAATGATGGCAGCGTGCCTTTTACTCAGAATGACTTCAAGAACTTCTTGGATTTCATGCAGAACAAGAGATCAGCAAGTGAGAGTCTGAGCTCACCCCTTGTTCAGCCCTCACAAGTCCATGCCAACACTGTGTCAGCTGATTTCTTGAATGAAGGTATGATTCCTTCACTTAACTCTGTTAAATGTGGTAAAAATGAATGGATTGTGGATAGTGGTGCTAGTCACTGA